From Rhinolophus sinicus isolate RSC01 linkage group LG15, ASM3656204v1, whole genome shotgun sequence, the proteins below share one genomic window:
- the SYNGR2 gene encoding synaptogyrin-2 isoform X1, which translates to MESGAYGAAKAGGSFDLRRYLTQPQVVVRAVCTVFALIVFSCIFGEGYSNTHDSRQRYCVFNHNEDACRYGSAIGVLAFLACAFFFVVDAYFPQISNATDRKYLVIGDLLFSALWTFLWFVGFCFLTNQWVATKLEDVLVGADSARAAITFSFFSIFSWGVLASLAYQRYKAGVDDFIQNYVDPTPDPSTAYASYPGPPVDNYQQPPFTQNAETTEGYQPPPVY; encoded by the exons ATGGAGAGCGGGGCCTACGGCGCGGCCAAGGCGGGCGGCTCCTTCGACCTGAGGCGCTACCTGACGCAGCCGCAGGTGGTGGTGCGCGCCGTGTGCACG GTCTTCGCCTTGATAGTGTTCTCCTGCATCTTTGGCGAGGGCTACAGCAACACCCACGACTCCCGACAGAGATACTGCGTGTTCAACCACAATGAGGACGCCTGCCGCTACGGCAGTGCCATCGGGGTGCTGGCCTTCCTGGCCTGTGCCTTCTTCTTCGTGGTCGACGCTTATTTCCCCCAGATCAGCAATGCCACTGACCGCAAGTACCTGGTCATCGGTGACCTGCTCTTCTCAG ctctctgGACCTTCTTGTGGTTCGTTGGTTTCTGCTTCCTTACCAACCAGTGGGTGGCCACCAAGCTGGAAGACGTGCTGGTGGGAGCCGACTCAGCCCGCGCAGCCATCACCTTCAGCTTCTTTTCCATCTTCTCCTGG GGTGTGCTGGCCTCTCTGGCCTACCAGCGCTACAAGGCCGGGGTGGACGACTTCATCCAGAACTACGTGGACCCCACTCCAGACCCCAGCACAGCCTACGCCTCCTACCCAGGCCCACCTGTGGACAACTACCAACAGCCGCCCTTCACCCAGAATGCCGAGACCACCGAGGGCTACCAGCCACCCCCTGTGTACTGA
- the SYNGR2 gene encoding synaptogyrin-2 isoform X2, with protein sequence MESGAYGAAKAGGSFDLRRYLTQPQVVVRAVCTVFALIVFSCIFGEGYSNTHDSRQRYCVFNHNEDACRYGSAIGVLAFLACAFFFVVDAYFPQISNATDRKYLVIGDLLFSGCAGLSGLPALQGRGGRLHPELRGPHSRPQHSLRLLPRPTCGQLPTAALHPECRDHRGLPATPCVLSRSRGW encoded by the exons ATGGAGAGCGGGGCCTACGGCGCGGCCAAGGCGGGCGGCTCCTTCGACCTGAGGCGCTACCTGACGCAGCCGCAGGTGGTGGTGCGCGCCGTGTGCACG GTCTTCGCCTTGATAGTGTTCTCCTGCATCTTTGGCGAGGGCTACAGCAACACCCACGACTCCCGACAGAGATACTGCGTGTTCAACCACAATGAGGACGCCTGCCGCTACGGCAGTGCCATCGGGGTGCTGGCCTTCCTGGCCTGTGCCTTCTTCTTCGTGGTCGACGCTTATTTCCCCCAGATCAGCAATGCCACTGACCGCAAGTACCTGGTCATCGGTGACCTGCTCTTCTCAG GGTGTGCTGGCCTCTCTGGCCTACCAGCGCTACAAGGCCGGGGTGGACGACTTCATCCAGAACTACGTGGACCCCACTCCAGACCCCAGCACAGCCTACGCCTCCTACCCAGGCCCACCTGTGGACAACTACCAACAGCCGCCCTTCACCCAGAATGCCGAGACCACCGAGGGCTACCAGCCACCCCCTGTGTACTGAGTCGCAGCCGGGGATGGTAA